In Moorella sp. Hama-1, a single genomic region encodes these proteins:
- a CDS encoding nucleotidyltransferase family protein: MEDLSTLRQIWQKRAAKEKEAQLGRRRDALAKARLAARLLQDKYRVKRVYLYGSLAWSEYFTPHSDIDLLVEGFTAKDLYWRMWSEVEAITAPFPPSIVLAEDAMPGLLAEVHRKGIEL, encoded by the coding sequence ATGGAAGACCTGAGCACCCTGCGCCAGATCTGGCAGAAAAGGGCGGCAAAAGAAAAAGAGGCACAACTCGGCCGCCGCCGGGATGCACTTGCAAAAGCTCGCCTGGCTGCCCGTCTTTTGCAAGATAAATACCGGGTTAAACGGGTCTACCTATACGGTTCCCTGGCCTGGAGCGAATATTTCACCCCTCATTCGGATATTGATTTGCTCGTAGAAGGTTTTACTGCCAAAGATTTATACTGGCGTATGTGGTCCGAGGTGGAGGCCATCACCGCACCCTTCCCGCCCAGTATAGTACTCGCTGAAGACGCCATGCCCGGACTGCTGGCTGAAGTCCACCGGAAGGGGATAGAGCTATGA
- a CDS encoding SIS domain-containing protein codes for MPGQGGLLRLRSIYPSLTAAEQRAAGYILENPGEIIHLSITELAELAQTAEATIFRLCKRLGYRGFQAFKIALASDLVDPVQNIHEDVQPDDDMLTIAQKVFQSNVQCLQETLKIQEKDALEQAVEQLATARRVEFYGSGGSGAVALDAYHKFMRTGIWCQAYNDAHLQVMAAALLEPQDVAVGISHTGANKDVYEALKIARKSGAKTIGITNFMKSPLTTVADICLFTSARETRFRSEAMSSRISQLAIIDALVVGVSLRRQEEALTSLQQIRRAIANKRF; via the coding sequence ATCCCCGGCCAGGGGGGCCTTTTACGTTTAAGGAGCATCTACCCCAGCCTGACCGCCGCCGAACAACGAGCCGCCGGTTATATTCTGGAGAACCCCGGGGAAATAATCCATCTCTCCATCACCGAACTGGCCGAACTGGCGCAAACAGCCGAAGCGACGATCTTTCGCCTGTGCAAGCGCCTGGGTTACCGGGGATTTCAAGCCTTTAAAATCGCTCTGGCCAGCGACCTGGTCGATCCCGTCCAGAATATCCACGAAGACGTCCAACCAGACGATGATATGTTGACCATTGCCCAAAAGGTCTTCCAGTCTAACGTCCAATGCCTCCAGGAAACCTTGAAAATCCAGGAAAAGGACGCCCTGGAACAGGCAGTGGAACAGCTGGCAACGGCCCGGCGGGTGGAATTTTACGGCTCCGGCGGTTCCGGTGCCGTCGCCCTGGACGCCTACCATAAATTCATGCGTACCGGCATCTGGTGCCAGGCCTACAACGACGCCCACCTGCAGGTCATGGCCGCCGCCTTACTAGAACCTCAGGATGTCGCTGTAGGCATCAGCCATACCGGTGCCAACAAGGATGTTTATGAAGCTTTAAAGATTGCCCGGAAGAGTGGTGCTAAAACTATCGGTATCACCAATTTTATGAAATCCCCTCTGACTACTGTTGCCGACATATGCCTATTTACTTCGGCCCGGGAAACTCGTTTCCGTTCGGAGGCCATGTCCTCGCGTATCAGCCAGCTGGCTATTATCGACGCCCTGGTCGTCGGCGTATCCCTGCGGCGGCAGGAAGAAGCCCTGACAAGCCTGCAACAAATACGCCGGGCCATTGCTAATAAGCGTTTTTAA